The DNA sequence CCTACAAATTAACGTCACCAATGAACAGCTCTGCCGTGGTTTTAAAAAGCGACAAGTGTCATCGTTTTTCATAAGCGTGCAGATCCTCCGGTGCCCTGGGCATCAGATACCGCAGCTGCAGGTGCGAGCCGTCCTCGAGTCTCTTTCCCATCGTCAGGATTCCCGCGGCCTGATTCCGCGAGCCGTGCAGGAGCTGCTGCAGGCGGTCCTGGACGCGTCTCTCGCCCACTTTACGCTTGCCAAGCGTTAGTATCCCGACAGCCGCGTCGTTATTAAAGCGGCCGATATGCCTGGCGACGGACGTGTCGTTTCGGCGTCCCGCGCGGCACAGAATCTCGTATAATTTGCAGGACCTTGACGCGCTCGAGCAGCAGGTGGCCACGCCCTCTGCGTCCAACGCCAGGTGCGCCAGCAGCGCCATGAGGAGGAGCAGTTGAACTCtctgatggagagagagagaggatgcgTTCAATAAATGCTGAATATGAATTAAACAGTTCAGACCTTCTGGATAATTATATTGAAATCATAATACGGCtaattttgtgtatttgcaTCTGAGGTTTTATAACTTTGTATCCCATGAGCCTCAGTAGACATGAACTccaccagttttttttttaagggctTAAATGGGTTCATATTCAACTGTACACGTTTTTGATTGCTTGTGTTTATTTATCTGATTGTTATGATTGAAAGCTAGTGGTTTACGAAGATGGAATCTTCACCACACTAAAAtggatttattttaaacaacgAAACTGAATTTCTAAGTTTGTTAGTCAGATGTCAGGAGCTTCATTGCCaagtatgtttgcacatacaaggactttgttttagtgtcacaaACTTCCAGCATACAGAGATAACaacacacagataataaaaaataagatgagaataaaaaaatacacatatgtataaataaataaacaaaaaataaaataaattgtatgtacaggtgtggtatagatagaatagaatagaatagaatagaatagaatagaatagaatagaatagaatagaatagaataagaTGTAGGgtggtaataaataaatacatataaggTTATTGCACATATTTTTATTGCACAGTGGGGAGAACATTTAACTTAAGTAGATTGCacgagggaagaaactgttcttgtgcctggctgtcctgCAGTGTCTATTTAATTGATTGATTAgtttctaaaataaattattttccatTATCTGGCAGCAGGGCCGTCGCTATAGTGGGGTGAAAGGTGGTGACGATTATAGGGGCCTACGCTGAGGGGGGCCCCCGGCGATCTCAACCGACTGGCTGAGGCCAGCCTAAAAAGACGCTCAGGACAGTTGACGGGCCACTGCTGCGCGTCGTCATGAAAGCTTATCATTTGCACGTATTTTTAAGCCTTGCCAATTTAAGAGTTTAAAGCATTCAAACACAAGACGCGGAGAAGCTCAACTCAACAGAAAAAGATGTGAAAGAGCCCAATTCAGCACGCAGGGCGCACGCAGAGAAACGCGTCTCAAGGCGCTTGAACACCGAATTTGCCTCTTGTACCgacaaatacatacaaaattatgtaaaaaccGTCTTGGAGAGTATCCTCGAAAAAAACTGTTGGTTATGtcttaagtaaaaataaaaagttgagaaagAAATTGGATGTGCATATTGGATGCGTTGTCTCTTAAAGTGATCGCGTCTAATTTGCTAGTTTGCTGTCGGTGTCCTTAATTTTAATCCAAgaaaattaaagaaagaaaatcgcTCACTGCTCTTCACTGAATTACTTTGTAGttttaacaataattaatcCACAGTagaaccaaaaattattcagacaccagatataattttgatattttttttactagtgggtgcactATAGTTCGTTTagtatagcaaaataaagtaaactgtgacatattatacccaaaattcttcatacagtggactaccagtaaaattgcttaaaaaaacttgcaaccaaaaattattcagacactttgacctgaccatgttttgctcaagtgctttttatttaattgctaatgcaacctttttacaccacagactgaacaaaattaagcattgcttggtaattgttcaacaaagtattgatagttgtgtaaatattgtcatactaacagtTGTTTgaatttttggttgattgtaatccgttacatacctttctatcaaagttatctgacattatcaagatgaatttgttctgacacagtttaactctgagttcttgtcatattttattaccattttctaaactatagcaagTAAACTGTGATTATTCGGTTTCTGTACCTGGACACCTACAAACTTGAAAAAACTTAAACATTGTGtaaatagcacaaataaataaatagaacaaacatacaaattaaacaatttcaaaCAGGGCCCACCGGTACAACCTGCACCGGGGCCCTGCAAACCCCAGCTACGGCCCTGTCTGGCAGGTACAAATAGAACAATTTTAgcacatttaataaagttaaattaaatatacactcaaaaaaaatgGCACTAAAtggcactaaaagtggttcatTAACTCGTTATCATAGGGGAACCATTTTAAGTGCTACATAGCACCTATATCTTTAAAGATGGTGCTATATAGAACCATTACATGTTCTTTATAGGTGCTATACAGCACTTAAATTGGTTCCCTTGTGATTatgagccaaagaaccacttagCAGTACTATATAGCACCTCAACTACcacaaagaaccgctgaagaacctatttgtgtgtgtgtgtgtgtgtatagtatCTCACATAAAAATCAAACTGTTTATTCCAAGAATTCTGAGATCTAATTATCATGAGCAGCTGTCAATACAAACACTAGTTACTAATAGACTTGTTGATTAATTTTAGCTATAATTATGGAGGAAAAATAAACATCTGTGTTTTGAGTTAACctttaattaaaagttttaaaaactgttttcttttgGAA is a window from the Onychostoma macrolepis isolate SWU-2019 chromosome 03, ASM1243209v1, whole genome shotgun sequence genome containing:
- the hcrt gene encoding orexin; this translates as MDCTAKRVQLLLLMALLAHLALDAEGVATCCSSASRSCKLYEILCRAGRRNDTSVARHIGRFNNDAAVGILTLGKRKVGERRVQDRLQQLLHGSRNQAAGILTMGKRLEDGSHLQLRYLMPRAPEDLHAYEKR